From the Argentina anserina chromosome 3, drPotAnse1.1, whole genome shotgun sequence genome, the window GGTTGAAAATAGGGAAGAAACAGAAAATCGACGGATGGCTGAACCTGGTTTGCATGGCTTACATTGCATAGTGCTTGATACATCTATTTTCTGGAAGAGGTAACTTTTATATAGAGACTATAATATCACAGCATGTTTAAAACATATTCTGGATTGTGCTGTCATATGACtatattatattaattaatattattggTTCACTGCTTCAATTTACCAGTTGCTGCTTATTTTAAAGTTTTAGGATCTGAGGTTAAATTTTAATTGTAGTTCTTGTGCAAAAATATGTTGTAGAGGCTGTTTGAAGCTGTCATGCATTCACATATTGATTTGGATCAATGTCTAGCTTACCATTTTATTTATCATTGTAGGAAAAGTGAGCTCCATCAAGTGGCACAACAAGCTTCTAACATTGAGGAATTAACAGAGGTTATTCGGTCATCAATTTCAGTTATGCACAAGGAGTGGTCTGATGCTATGCGCACTTTTCATGACAAGTTTGATTCTCTGTCTAGTCTGATCGTAGACCATGGTAACTTCTTAATGTCACCTAGTCCCCACTCTCTTGATATAGTTCCTGGTGATTTAGTATGTCCATTTCATACAGTCCCTACTATTTCTTTATAGGACTTGTATCTTCTCCTCAAGAGGAGTTTTTGAGTCTGTTAGGCGGTGCAAGGACTAGTCCAGCAGTTCATCAGTTTCTTGTAAATTCTCTCAGTGAAGTGGTATGCTTAGTCCCATGTAGCACCctcttttaaattttatattatgcATTCCGCTTAAGAAAGTGTATGGGAGCATATAATTGATTTCATTAGCGTATTTCTATCTAGGGGGTGAAGCGTGTGTCAAAGGCTGTTTGTGGTGCTGGGAAAGAACTGCAACTTATAATCCTTAATCATCTCCAGGTGCGTTATCATTAGTTCCTGCTGTAGAtgcaaatttcattttaaaagtAATTGATCTTTGCTATACTATCTGTTGGGGCCAGCCTATATAAATTACTAGAATATAAAACAGTGACATCTTCACGATCTATATCTTAGCAAAATGATCTCATATATCAATGTGGAATTGGCAGATGAAACATAGATTACATATTAAAGTTCATATTCTCATCATAAACTTAACGAGTCATTACTCCTTAAAGTCATATACCTTGAACTTTGTTTAGTGGTACATACAAGTGATCTTACTACTCAATACTCTTCCATATTAGAGGGTTGAGTTACTAAAGCTAATTACCTACCCTTTCCAGCCTGCTGCAGAAATTATTGCATTCAGGATGGGAGAACTTAGAGGCCTTTCACGATGGAGGGCACGCTATAAGGGTATTGGTTTGGATGAGACACTTATCAATAATGCAACAGAAAAGGCTGGAATGATACTTATACAAGTTGAACGGTTTATCAGGGTGCTTTCTTCTGTGGTGCAGCAGGTTCACCTTGATCTTGAATTATTGCTCTTGTATCTTACTATTGAACAATTTTCCCATCTATTCTTCCTTTCACTCCCCCAAACTATATTTTACTATCTAGGCTGTGGTTAGAATTGTTTAGTAGTTATAACATAATTTGGATGCACTATTTACTTAAATAGACTGGTGTTTTCACCTACACTTATAGAATAGGTCTGAGAAAATATGGGTGAAGCATCATAATTCAGGCAATTTGACAATCGGACACTGTACGAAGTTAAATGAATAATGTAATTCATGGTTCTGCAAATTTCCCAATTCCCTTTAACTTCTGGTGTTGTCTTGTTCAGTTTTCGAACTTCTTCAATTGGCTCTTGAAGTGTATAAAGTTACTCAATTCAGAACCCAGCGATCATCATCTTCTGCTGTACAATAGGTCTGTGCCCAGTATTGCTGTATTTAATCTGGTTACAGAGCATATGTACTCTTACTCACAATTGTCAGTTGGCAGTGAACTTGTTGTTATATTCTTGAAGTTTCTATATGACCAAGATCCTGTTAAGCAGTTGCTGGAAGCGTCAGAAGCTGATGAGAGTATTGAAGTTGGATTGTAAGTGATTTTATATAATACTCAGAGGCAGTCTGTTTTGGAGTACAACCGTTTTGTCTTTTAGAATCATCAATCATACAATCTATTTAGCATGTAATGATTTTGCTTATCTTTAGTACAATCTATCCTTTGAGGACTATGAACAGTTAGTGTAGATACATGCATGTAATTATACAAGTTTTTAGCGTACAGATTCTCATTTTATTTGTCAAGACTAAAATttgctttattttatttcaggGAAACAGTGCGGAGAGTTAAAGAATTAGTTCAGCTCGGAGGATTTTCAGATTGTGAGCACCTGCAGAGGACGTTAGCCAAGGAATTTCAGCAGATGGAGTCTAGGTATGCAGATGTTTATACTCTTTAAAGTATTGATCACTAAAGCTGCGGTGATTGTTATTGCTGTCTCTGTGAGTGTTGAATTGTGTTAGTTATGTTGTTAATATAATGAAACTACAATTTTCTGAGGTTGGCAAATGCAAGAAACTTCTTTGAAATGAATGGACTAATTTGGTTAGTGTCATTATTGAAATCCAATCTACTATGAGTTCTCTGACCAAAGAGTTTATGCTTTTATGTGTTTGAATCACAATTGTagattttaatttgtacagCTGAACAGCGCATTACTTAAATTACTATCAAAGCACAACATACACACATCATACATGAAAGTACTACTATGTCTTTCAACTTATAACCCCCTCCTCTGGTGTTTTAGCTTTAAGGAGGCTTTTCAGATGCCCTTTACTACGATTTCAAGAAAGGTAGTCTGTGAAGATTCATTGCCGCTTTGCCCGCTTCCACCTCTGTCAGCATCTTTGTCTACCAGTATTCCTATGTCAGTATCATATTATGAGGTGCTAACTATCTCTGTAATTAGGATCTTAAATTGCATGGTCATCTAGtattattcaataaaaacCAATATTTGAATTCCTTATTAGTAAAATTGTTTCTTTTCCTTTCCTGTATAGGATGCCTCCCATTCTGTCACTCTTCAGGCTCGTCAACATGTGTTTCTTGATTACGTATCCTTCCATATACCAGATGATTCTTTCTCTGGTATTTCAAATTGTATAGGCATAATAAGAGGAATTATGCACAACTCGAGCAATATAAATGAGGGTTATAGTTCAGTAGAAGCTGTACTCTTGTGCATCCCTGTTGGTTATTACTGTGTTGATCTTTCTTTATATAAGGTAGAGAAACTCTACTTATCTAGAGCAGTCATTCATCCTTTTGTGTTCTTTCTTTTGGAAATTTTATTCTAAGCTACTTTGTTCTTACAGGAAAACCAGATTGTTTTGTTATTGAATGAAACAACTACCACTTCTGAAAGCTCTGGTAATGCCTGTATGATGATTGTGCAAGCAAATGACCTTCCATTTGAATCTATCACAAGATCCACTAGTCTAAACAGTTGGACCTTACATCAACTGAAGgtgattatttttctttcttggtCGTACATTCATTTGGGTTAGATTACTTGAAAAAGAGATCCCACAACTCAGTCAAGCTGCCATCCTTAGCTCTTCTATTCTTACATAATTACACTAAACCTATTCTCCTTTTCTCTTTTGTGCAACTGATTAACCACTCTTCTGCAAAGCATGCTGTTAAAGTTGAGGCATATGGTTTATGCTTTgacaaactcaaactcaatccTTGTTGAAATACTTTCgctttttcttttgctttggtGCTTGTATGCTGTTTGTACAGCATTTTTACTGTATTTTAGTGTCATATAAAGCggttttattatttttcttcccTCTGCTTTTTTCACAAAATGAGGCAGGAATTCAAAATGAAAGATCCCATGACATTAATTCTTGGATTAGTCTGTTGCAATCTCTGTTGAGTTGCTCTATGGTAATGCTATTCTCTATTCTGCATTTAGGATGCTGTTGTGTACTTGGAAATGGAGAATGAAAAGGTTCGCAGTATACCTCATTCTGTTATTGCTCCCCTGGCAGTTAGCTGTAAGTCATTCTAATTGTTTCTCACATTTGAATAAGTTTCTGAATCCAATATAATCAACCAGTTCAATCATGTGGGTTTGAAGCCAGAAATTTAATACATAAATTGTTTCATGAGACTCCAAAAATCTTTATATTTAGTATTTAGGAATGCTCAAGAAAGAAGGTATTATTTCAAATGCCTTTAAATTTCTCGCTGCATTACTGTCACGATTAAAATGATCAAAATCCTTTCTTGTGTTGTGTTTTAGCATCCAATGCAAAATgtttgaacaaaaaaaattagatactCGAGTTTCAGTACATCAAAAATACAACCTTAACCTTCCTTGAAGTGGGGAAGATAGAGTACGGCAATCGTGGTTTGTTCTGACCAGCTAGTTTTGTCTCCAACCTTTTGTGGTGCAGCAGTATGATTTATATTGACCATAAAAACTCCAATATGCAAACTTCTTTACatttatatattgaatttCTTGATGACAGCTTCAAGAGGCGTGGCCTGCGTTTTTGCTGCAAGAAAGCGTGCCTTGGTCTACATTCTGGATGAAGACGAAGATGAAGTTTCTGATACAGAGTGACAGTGATGCTCATCCTTTCCATGTATTAGACTCATCTCACGTTACTTTACTCTTTACTAAACCTAGTTCATGGGTTTCCATCGGTTTTCAATCATCCACGGGCATAATTTATGTACATATAGAGGTGCAAGAGAGCACAACTTCACAAAATGAGGCAGGAATTCATGCTTCTTTTTGGTGAGATTGGATTCTGCCTTTTAAGTTACGACCAACCTAAATAAGTAAATATTGGCCAAATTACCTGAATCCGGGATGGCAGAAGTGAACTTGATTGTctacaaaaagaaatattcTGCAACACGATATAAGTGAAAAATAATGCTTCGGGGACATTAATCATGTCAAGTTCATAATACATTTCtagaacaaaaacaattacaatcagaaaacgaaaaaaaaaataccatAGAGGAATAAAACTGTAAAAGAATAATGTACTAACATCATGGGTAATTACTTGTACACTTCCGCCTACAATGGCATGTAAGAAGCATCTTGCCAACTTTAGCTACAAGAAAGCTTCCAATGAGACATTGCCTCAGTTGAAAGAGACCAAGTCTGTCGATGTCTGAATTTGCAGTGAAGACGCCTACATCACAAGCATGCTCCGAAATAAAGTACAGCCGCTGAAAGCAGCTGGTGTTAACGGATAAGCTTACTGTTCATAACTGTACAGGAACAACTGTACTCCAAGATTAATCCACAGAACCAACCGGCAACCGATGCTTGCTGAAGTTAGAAACCGCAAAGTGATATAAATTCAGGTTGGGAAAGACACCGAATGTATCAGCAAATCTCCTTTCTTCATCATAAATTATGATTCATCCAACTCAATCAGCTGTGCCCGCCTCTCCGCAGCTTTCTTTCTGATGAAGATGCCCCATCTAAGGGCTGCCTTTAGCTTGAGCCAACCAACAACAGCTTTACCAGATGAGCGACTGCGATCAACGTCAAAATTGTAGTTTATCGATGGACTGGGCACATATGCTGAGGAATAAGAATAGTCTTCAGTAGCATTTATGGAAGGATGTACACTCTGACCATGAAGTTGACCATGACCACCCATGTTATACATGCGAAGTAGATGCTGCATATCTTCATTTTCAAGTATCTCATGGCTCCTCATACGAATTTCTTCCTCTGGGAAAAAGTCAGTTCCATGATAAGAAGCAAGATTGGATGTATCCACATTCTGGAATCCTGATGCGGATGGCTGTGGTGGACCAAGGGCAAGCATATTATCACTTCTTTGGATTTCATGTGGGTGTGAAGTGCTGGGCAACTGACTCGATGGAGGGAATGAAGAGCCATCAAACTGACTGGGAGGATTGAGATTTACATTCTGTGGTATTGAAAATCGGGTTGCCATGCCATCATTATAACCTAtagagaaagatacccaaattcACAAGTCAGCAGCCACATAGTTCAGGGGTGACACCCGATACCTTAATATTCTCCACTGCATTTTTGGGGTTTAAAAATTGATACCCATAACATGTGTAAGAATAAATTCTTATGGTATAGATAAATTATCAATATACACATAAAAACTGGTGTGCATACCAGCACTATTTTTAATTGTTATGGTACCAATCCTCAGGCTTTGTGATCCCAGTGTTGAGGGAGGATAGACGATTCTTTAGATATAACTTACGATAAAGTAATTGGTTATAATATTTTGgcaaaagaaaatatacctCTCGCTGTAAATCCAGGATCCATAATATGCTGCTCTGAAGGAACTGGCAGGCTAGAAAGTGTGAACTGCTGGTTAAATGAATCTGTATATTCTTGGGAAGCCATGGGAACCTCATTTTGAGAGGTAACTAGACCCTTCTGCTGCTTAAAATTTAGAAGAGACTTCCCATCAATCCCATCATACTCCAAAACATGAATCCAGTTTTCATACGCCTTCTTCACCAAACCGTCGACATAGACCTGAAAAAAGAATCCATCCATTGTTCTCTCAGATATCATCTCTGATAGTTTACAAAAAGATGATGTTATACAATATCTATTGCTCTTATCCTTGAAAGACCCAGGCAGACTTAGCAGAGTCATGACACAACTTAACATCAGTTTACTTGAACTTGTCAAAGACTACGACTATGATCCCAACACAATCCTAAAGTAGGAACCAGAAAATAAATTCAGAGACATCAACCAGAAGTTCAGACTACATATGAAGTAGATTTCCCATACGTGGTAGAGTAGAATGTATGGGTAAAACGGAAGCAACATCCATTAAGTTTATAGGTCAATGGTGTTGTAGACTTGCAGTTACTACCATAAGTTAACAAAACACAGGAACCATAGAGGACCCCATGAACCAAGGAAATCAGAGGTGACCTACCTTCTGGCAGTCTGAGAGAGACTCAGCAGAGATAAACTGTTCATTGGTAATTAACCCACTCAACTCATAAATATTGTTGAAAACAACACCAACACTCCTGGCATCATCAGGATAGTAAACATAGAGTTTACCACCAAGAAGACAGGTCTTAGCATGTTGGATAAGGATGTCCCACATCTTATTTGACATGCCACTCCCAAGAATCTGTGACAAGTTGGATGAAAAAAAGTTAGAAACTGTATTCGTTGTATCTCAGTTTGATAGAGAAGTTTTAAATTCTTACATTCCGCAGCCTATGTGAGTCTCTATTCACAAGTCGTAGGAAGTCTTCAACAGAAAAAACTCCAGCCTTACTCAGTCTCTTGTGAAATGACCCATCTTTGCCAATTTTCTCCAATCTCCATACCTCATCAGTTAGCGCAGGTGGGTAGTGTTTCTTGTATACTGTAAAGGAAACAATACAGAgattattttgattatttatcAATAGTTTGCACACAAAAGAGGAAACAAGTCCAGAACTACTTAGTAACTCACATTCCCCACGGTGGTCCTTAACAGTGAAAGCATCTGTTTTTGCTTCGCGTATACGAATCCCATCACAATAGCCCGGAGCAACCTTCAGTCCTAGCCTGAATTTCCTGCTTCGAATCCAGCTAGAATTATCGGTAAATGTCAGCTCCCCTAGTGTTCCCACACCTTCTTTCAGACTCACTTGAAGATCCCCAGTGAGGAGGGGCCTCTTTCCTTCACGCTCTTTCACCACATGGCTCTCAAATTCTTCTTCGGTCCAGTTGTCATCATCCTCATTAAAATCACCTTCAAGTACAATAACATCTAGTTTCGCCACTGACTCTGGACCTGTTGTAACAATACGGTGTGTACTTGCATCAATCAACACAATGGGGATCGCAGCACCCCACTCTCCTTCTACTTTTCCACCAGTAAAGAGAGGGAGCGACAAACTGGACCTGAAGTGCAGCTGCAAGTTTCTTCCATCAAGTCCTTCAATTTGTTTTGGAGGAGACGACCTGCTATTTTAAACTATTAGAAGAACAAACTATTGacatgaaagaaaaataactGACTTAATAAGTAATAGAAGCAACAGAGATCGAGCAGTGAATTAACAAATTGCATGGAAAATGTCAGCTTACCGTCCAGTAAGTTTAGCCGGGCCTAATTTTGCTAAAGCACGCTCTACCTCTTCACTGACCTATTCACATCAAATAAAAACGAAACATCAGTTAAAGCAAGTTGTTAATCCAGATTGGGAAGCAATGAAAGGTATATGAAGCAATCAAAGCCATAATTCTACTAATCCTTCACGAAAAGCCAAAAACAAGTCGAAAAAAGGTTATGTAACTTACAACCCTTCTTAGAATAGGCTCCAATGAGGAGCACAGCTTCTGCAGACTGTCCACCTTGAGAGCTTCCACAATTACACTGCATCAAACACATCACAATTCAAAAATTCAATTATCTTTTTTTCAGTCCAATTCTGTCTAAACGCGACAATATAAGTTGAAAATTTCACTTGCGCATCTCATACCGCTTGAGAGAACAAACCACGACACTCAAATTAGGAACACACATTAAACACCGCCACACTTGCCATATCAGAGCAGTTAACAACAACAAGACCGACCAATCATAGTAATCACAACACAACCAATAACTCTCAATCAAAAGTACAAGAGCTCCCACATTTCTAGCAAATCACACAACAAACTCCAATCCAATTTCGACACGAAAAAAACACAAGACAGAAACACTAAAAACCTCGCTAGAGCTGGGCGCTTCCTGTCAGGCTGTCCTTGTTCCGCCGCAGCCGAATCCAAACCCCGCTTCTCCCTCGCCATACTATTCGATCTCTCCATGTACCTCGTCTGCATCTCTCACCTACCAACCAAAATCCTaaagttcaaaaaaaaaaaaaacaaaaaaacaaaaaaagtgtCTCTCACAATCTCACTCCACTCCAACTTGTAAGTTCATTTCCGGAAGGTAAACACTCACCAAAAGCCAAACTCAACACAGCAGCACACACACTCCGGATACCTTCCTTCTCTTTTCGCTTCGGCTAACCTGATCCGAAACGCAGTCGTTTTGGGATCGTCTGTTTGTGAATCGAATATGAGAGAAAAAGCGGAGACGAGAAAGTTAAAAAGGAGAAAGGAAGCGGGAAAAGTGAGGGAAAAAAATGAGGGAAGCTTCGAGGAAATGACTGCGAACCTGCGGAGGAAGAGTCTGAAGGAAATTTAatggtggtgatgatgatgatgatgatggggtTTGAGTCTCACGCGCCATTTTTTTTACTAATGGTGGCGAATCTGTGGCAGGGTCGGTGGCTCTGATTTGTCGGAGGAGGCTGATCTGGGCCGTCAGTGGAggaatcttttcaatttttttaagatTGAGCCACGTGGGTAATTTTTTGGGATATTTGGGTTGTGATTGGGTGCGGTGCGGTGTATATAATCCCAGGAGGATTGACTTCTCATGAGTCATTAGTCAAAGATGGTTGAAGGTGACGAAGTAGGATTTCGCTTCTCTAAATTGATGGGatattttccattttttccAAGGATGATTTTGTTTCTAGTCTTTCGAAGCCATTTCAGGGAGCTTTCGGGGCATTTTCTCGGTGGAAATTCGAGGTATTTGAATATATTTTGTAGACTCGGTTTTACGTGGCGGATAATATTCGTTTGGCGGGTTAGAAGTGGTGATTAGTTCTGGGTTTAGTTCATATTCCGTACCAATGTAGACTTGCTGTGAAAAGAACAGCAGTCGACGAAAGTGAAATTGTTCGTATGCTGCAACACCTCCATTACTGATACAAATTTGGACCTTAATACGGGGTGACAAAACGAATTTTCTTTAGAAAAAAGAGGATGAAATAGCAGTCATGTCTTTAACAAAGGTGCCACTACACAAGCAACAAAAGGCAAGATGCCAAAAGTTCTTGGATATGAAAATGTGCAGAATAAACACCTAACTAGcacggacacgattcgatacgtaaacacggcatatagaatttttttgacacagacacgtggtggacacgttaattaaatattatttttaatatatatatatatatatatatatttattttatttaaaaattattttataaatttgaaagtatttagaattttatatgtatatatatgtcaaaatgtgCATTAGAATTACGAAAACATAACATGTTAGAATAAC encodes:
- the LOC126786158 gene encoding anaphase-promoting complex subunit 4 codes for the protein METDEEQRATPFQLQFDKPVASQIKIAEWNPEKDLLAMVTEDSKILLHRFNWQRLWTISPGKSITSLCWRPDGKAIAVGLEDGTVSLHDVENGKLLRSLKSHSVAVVSLNWEEDGHMTRDEYGSHSVYEDRTSRFFPPPPRVPRMSGLVSGETGFMEDSEDSFRELSNSSQQRFNILCSGDKDGFICFSIFGIFPIGKINIHNFGAPSPLNDAEAECRLLNGSVFKVALSKDLCHLIVMCSGELVENREETENRRMAEPGLHGLHCIVLDTSIFWKRKSELHQVAQQASNIEELTEVIRSSISVMHKEWSDAMRTFHDKFDSLSSLIVDHGLVSSPQEEFLSLLGGARTSPAVHQFLVNSLSEVGVKRVSKAVCGAGKELQLIILNHLQPAAEIIAFRMGELRGLSRWRARYKGIGLDETLINNATEKAGMILIQVERFIRVLSSVVQQFSNFFNWLLKCIKLLNSEPSDHHLLLYNSELVVIFLKFLYDQDPVKQLLEASEADESIEVGLETVRRVKELVQLGGFSDCEHLQRTLAKEFQQMESSFKEAFQMPFTTISRKVVCEDSLPLCPLPPLSASLSTSIPMSVSYYEDASHSVTLQARQHVFLDYVSFHIPDDSFSGISNCIGIIRGIMHNSSNINEGYSSVEAVLLCIPVGYYCVDLSLYKENQIVLLLNETTTTSESSGNACMMIVQANDLPFESITRSTSLNSWTLHQLKDAVVYLEMENEKVRSIPHSVIAPLAVSSSRGVACVFAARKRALVYILDEDEDEVSDTE
- the LOC126786159 gene encoding calmodulin-binding protein 60 D-like: MQTRYMERSNSMAREKRGLDSAAAEQGQPDRKRPALASVIVEALKVDSLQKLCSSLEPILRRVVSEEVERALAKLGPAKLTGRSSPPKQIEGLDGRNLQLHFRSSLSLPLFTGGKVEGEWGAAIPIVLIDASTHRIVTTGPESVAKLDVIVLEGDFNEDDDNWTEEEFESHVVKEREGKRPLLTGDLQVSLKEGVGTLGELTFTDNSSWIRSRKFRLGLKVAPGYCDGIRIREAKTDAFTVKDHRGELYKKHYPPALTDEVWRLEKIGKDGSFHKRLSKAGVFSVEDFLRLVNRDSHRLRNILGSGMSNKMWDILIQHAKTCLLGGKLYVYYPDDARSVGVVFNNIYELSGLITNEQFISAESLSDCQKVYVDGLVKKAYENWIHVLEYDGIDGKSLLNFKQQKGLVTSQNEVPMASQEYTDSFNQQFTLSSLPVPSEQHIMDPGFTARGYNDGMATRFSIPQNVNLNPPSQFDGSSFPPSSQLPSTSHPHEIQRSDNMLALGPPQPSASGFQNVDTSNLASYHGTDFFPEEEIRMRSHEILENEDMQHLLRMYNMGGHGQLHGQSVHPSINATEDYSYSSAYVPSPSINYNFDVDRSRSSGKAVVGWLKLKAALRWGIFIRKKAAERRAQLIELDES